A segment of the Agarivorans albus genome:
ATCTAGGTGGTCAACGGTGTTAAGTACATGGCCGATAATTCGCCAGTTCACTAGATCTTTAGAGTGGTGGAGCATGATGCCCGGAAACCATTCGAAAGTAGAGGTAGCAATGTAGTAATCGTCTTCTACGCGGATAATCGATGGATCGGGACGAAAACCAGTAAGAATAGGGTTAGTAATAGTAGCCATAGTTACTCCTAAAGTTTGTACTGGTAATTTATTGCTTTAAATTGTGCTTATATGTAAGTTATAGGCTTTAAAGTATAAAAATATTGCTATTATGGCTGCGCATCCTCTCAGTTTTGAAAACATCCACCTTCCTCAGGGAAAATCCTACTATTTGCGCCGCTTTCACTTCATTGATGAACCTAGTTTAGAGATCCCAACTCACTTTCACATGCTATGCGAGGTTATGCTGTTTAAAAAGATCAAAGGGCAGGTGGGGATCGACGGGCAATCAATAGAGTTAAACGATAATTCACTGGTATTTGTTCCTTCATTGGCGATGCACGAAATGGAGATGCAAGGTGAGGAGCGAGAGTTTAGTCTGCTGCAGTTTCAGCGATATTTATATAGCGAGTTAGCCTTATTGGATGTGGCCTCTCAATTAGAGAAGCCTTTAGTGTTGCAACTTAATGACCAGCAAGCAGGGTACTTACATAGCCAATTTGCTTGGTTAGAGAACGTAGATAACAACAATGATGGACGGAATTTGGCACATAGCTTATTGCGCACATTATTTTTGTTTTTGGCCGGCCAGCAATCTCGTTGCCAATTTAGTACCGAAAAAAATGCTACCGTATTAAAAGAAAACAAAGGCTTAGCAAAAATTATCCCTTTGCTTCACCATCTAGAGAACCACCAAACACTTAACTTAAGCTTGCAACAAGCCGCTGATATTTGTGGTATGTCGAGATACCATTTTTCACGGGTATTTAAGTCTTTGTTTGCCCAAAACTATAAAGATTATTTACTTAAACGAAAAATTAATACTGCAGTTGCGATGCTCAGCGACAGTAAGCAAAGCATTACCCAAATAGCTTATGCCTGTGAGTTTTCCGATAGCGCTTATTTTTGTGCCAAGTTTAAGCAAGTAATGGGCATGTCACCGGGTCAGTTTCGCCAATCCACTCAAACGGTGTTGTCTTTTGGCTAGGTAACCTGAGCTCGAGATAATAAACCGGTTTCTAGCGGCTACTTTTACTTATTTCGGTGTTGAAGCTACTTGCAATAGGCTAGCTATTGGCGCGCAGCTTCGCCTTGAACTAAGCAAAACTATTTCGCTAGAAACATGAAGCTAGATTAAGTACTGGGTTGCTGAGTTATCGTCACTTCTTTAGCCAGAGCTCAGGTTAAGTAAGACTGAATAGTTAATCCGCTATAATTTTGGTGTGCATCAATAAGCATCAACCTTTTGTAAGTTGTAGCCTCCAAGCCTTGTTAGTTAACTTTCATAATCCAGCTAGAAAATACTGTTATTTTAGCTGCTTAGAAAAACTTCTCTTAAATTGTGAGAAAATTCAGCTAGGCTGTAGTTAACAAATTTATACCAATCACACTAAGTAAGGGATCAGAAATATCGCAGGAAAAATGCTCGAGAACAAGGCAGAATTTTTCGATAAGTAGTTATTCTACAATCAAAAATTCTAACGCAGTTATCGAGTATTTTAACCAGATAGAATGAACAGTTACTTAGTACGATTGGTATTAACAGTAGATTAGGGGTGTTTAATGCGAATACTGGTTATTGGAGCATTGGGTACTATTGGCCGAAAGCTGGTGCCGGCTTTGGTTGGTGCTGGTCATCATGTGAGTGTTAGTTCGCGCGATCCTAATAAACCAGCGCCTTGGCCAGAGTTAAGTTGTCCGCGCTTTACCTTAGATTTGCTGGAGCCTAGTAGCCTGCCAGATGCACTGGAAGACGTTGATCTTGTGTATTACCTAATGCATGGCATGAGCGATGGTCAGGCTCATAGTGAGCTAGAGGCGATTGCCGCCAAAAACCTTGCAGATGCAGCAGCTGCGGCCGAGGTCCAGCGTATTATTTACATGGGCAGCTTAGTGTCGGTTAAACCCAAGTCTGAGCACATGCTTGCACGTATAGCGACTGGTGAAGCTTTGGCATCAAGCGGCGTTGCAGTTACCGAGCTGCGCGCTGGCATTATTATTACACCGGGTTCAGCAGCTTTTGAGGTGATGCGCGACTTGGTGGGACACATGCCTTTGGCCTTTGTACCCAAAGCCATTGAAACGAAAGCCCCACCAATAGCCTTAGAAAACGTGCTCCATTACTTGGTTAAACTCGCCAATATGCCAGAAACGGCCGGGATGGTATTAGATGCTGCAGGCCCAGAATGGTTAAGCTATCGACAGCTTATGTTACGTATTGCTAAGCATTTAAATAAGTCGATAAAAATTATGGTGCTACCAGGTCTTCCAATTAAGCTTGCTTGCACCGTTTTAGGTTTAATAACCTCTGTGCCACAAAGTTTGGCTAAGGCTTTAATTGCTGGATTAGCTGAGCAGTTGGAGGCCAAGCCCGAAGTATTACGTGGCTTAATTCCCCAAAAATTAATGCCAATTGATGATGCCATTGCGCAGGTATTTGAAGAGGAGCAAGTACATACTTACCCTAAGCGCTGGCAAGATGGCGTGCCCACCTTCAGAAACTTTTCCTCATTGCATGGCTTTTATGCCAAAGCGGCAAAAAAAACCGTCACGGTGAATGCCTCTGCAGCAAATATCTGGCGAGTAATAAATCTACTAGGGGGGAAGCATCGTTACTTTTATCTCGATGTGCTGTGGGCTATGCGCGAATGGATGGATTTTGCTGTTGGAGGAAAAGGCAGAGAACACGGGCGCAGTGATTATCGAACGCTACGGGTAGGAGAGCGAGTCGATTCTTGGACCATCTTGAGTGTTGAAGAAGATGAATGTTTAGTGATGCGCTTTGGTATGAAAGCGCCCGGGGGCGGAGGTATGCAAATTAGTATCGAGCCTTTGAGTGAAAATAAACACCAACTGGAAGTGGCTTTGTATTGGCATCCGGCCGGTTTTTGGGGCCTTGTATATTGGTACTTTTTTGCGCCTTGGCATGGCTGGTTACTCTGGGGGATGACTAAAAACATGGCCAAGTTGGCAGAGCAAAATCAGCAAGCTGAAGAACAAAAGTAGTCCACCATTAATCACGACAAATGGTGGACTTAAACCCTAGTAAGGTGCTGGGTAGCGTTTAAATACTTCACCAATGTCGGCCATTGCCTTCTCACTTAAAGGCATAGCAAATGCGGCAATGTCTTCTTCTAGCTGCTGCATGCTGGTGGCACCAATAATGGTAGAGCTCACTCCGTCTACTTGGTCACACCAAGCTAAGGCCAATTGCGCAGGCGTATAGCCATAATGGGCTGCTAAGTCGGCATAGGCTGCAACCGCTTGGTGAGCAAGTTCAGTATCGCGGAAAATTCCGTTGCGTTGCATAAAGGTCCAGCGGCTGCCTTCTGGGCGAGCGCCGTTGGCATATTTACCACTAAGCATCCCCCCTGCTAGCGGAGACCAAGGCAAATAGGCAATATCCTCTTGCACACAATTCTCAATTAAATAAGGCCAATCTTTAGCGTGCAACAAGCTAAACTCGTTTTGAATTGACACCATACGCGGCAAGTTATGTTGTTCACTCAGCTTTAGGTAGGTATTAATACCCCAAGGGGTATCATCAGATAAACCGCAGTGACGAATTTTTCCGGCTTCTACACAGCGCTGCAAACCTTGCAGGATATCTAGCATCTGCGCTTGATGGTCGGCTGCATCTATTGCGGTTGGTTGAATATGGTTCGGCCAGTGTTTACCAAAGTGTGGAGTGGAGCGATTAGGCCAGTGCAGTTGGTACAAATCAATATAGTCGGTTTGTAAACGCTTTAATGAGGCATCTACTGCAGCTACCACTTCTTCACCATTGATAGGGCCGCCATTACGCACCCAAGGCAAGCCTGCACCGGCAATTTTAGTCGCAATAATTACATCGTTACGTTTCTGCTTGTTGGCCGCAAGCCAATTGCCAATAATGGCTTCGGTTTTGCCGTAGGTATCTGGGGAAGGTGGAACGGCATACATTTCCGCTGTATCGATAAAATTAACCCCTTGGCTTAGGGCGTAATCAATCTGTTGATTAGCGTCTTGCTGATTATTTTGTAGGCCCCAGGTCATACTGCCTAAGCACACTCGCGAAACTGATAAGTTACTGCTGCCAAGTTTAGAAAAATTCATGTTAGGTCCGTTAATCAACGTGAGCAAATAAGGCATTAGCTTATGCTAATGCCTATTTAATTTGCAAACCTAAGCAGTAGGTATTTTGCTTAAAAGGTCATTTGGTTTAGTAAAGATATGCTTCTAATTCTCAGAACATAAAATATTCTGCAGCAATCGGGTAAGAAGCGCATATCTCATGACCAAAAACATCGTTGATAGTGGCGTAGTAAGTTTGGTCACTAAGCGCGCCTTCTTGAAACTCCACATTTAGCCAAATATCGGCTAGGCTAACGCTGTAAAGGCTAGGATTAACTATAGAACCGTCTGAACCTACAATTTCAAGGTTTAGTTGTTGGGGGCTAACAGGAATAGGCATAATAGCTATTCTAGCCGTTTTTTGGGGGGCGTTAATTAGTATTTGTGTCGAGAGACTTTGCATACAAAAAGCAGCTTCAAGCCCAACGGGAGTCTCGTAATAGTTATAATCATGATGCTGCTTATTTAATCGGTGATTTCGAGCCGTAAAGCTTAACCTATGTTCTCTATTTATCGGAAACACATAATTAGCTCGTGAAAAATCATGAGTATATGCACCATAGTTTTCGACTTCGGCGCTTATTATATAATTGGCTTCGTAGTCTTCAATCGCGTATTCAGTGGTTTCTTCCAACTTTATATTAAGTACAGAGTTTAAGTTGTCGATAAACTCTATTTCGCCTGCCGTTACTCTATTACGTACCGTCGTAATAGGTGTAATAGTGCTAATAGACGCTTGATTTATGCTGTTGTAGCCGCCTGATTTTAGAAGCCCATCATAGCTGATGGCATGCTGACCAAGTCGATAGTCGAGTTGTCGTATTATAGTTAATTCTTCAAATGTAATTGTTGTGGATAAAATGTCATAGAGTTTAGCATCTAGAATAAGCGGGGTAGTAAAGATGACTTCAGTCGAAGAGTTATAGTTATCGTTGCTGTATTGCCTTAATTCAACGCTATAGTTTGTCAAACTTTTAGCTATTTCCGAATCACGGCGACTGTATGCTAAATCTTTTAGATCTAATTGACCCGAAAAATCTAATATGAAACCATTTAAACTAACGTTGTCTAGTTTTAGGTCAATATCGCCCGTGATTCGATAAAACGAATCTAAACCTTCATATAAGGTGCACTGCTGAAAACTGGCGCTAAACTTATCACCTACTAGTGAAAGCTCAATTCTAGGGCTGTCTACAGTTGTGTGCTGAGAGGAAAGGCACTCGATATGAGTGAGGCTTGGGTCTTCTATTTTTTTGTGTAGTGCCGCTATAACTGTATCAATTAGGTAAAACTGAGAGTTAGCCTCGTTAAGAGCTCTTCCAGTATGTATATAACTGTCGTGTACATTGGTGCTAACTCGTTCCTTGGATAGTTTTTCAGTTGAGCTATTACAAGCACTTAGGCCTAAGGTGGCTATAATCAGTAAACTACTGATTACGACTTTATGATGAGATGACATAACTTTCCTTGTTAGATTTTAATCATTTTTTTCAATGACTTAATTGTTTCTTGTATCTTATAAAGTTATTTGTCACTTGTCACTTGTCACTTGTCACTTGTCTATGAAGGCCTTTGTCATACTATCTTATTGTGTGAAATGAATAGAATTTAGCTTTGCTGAACAACAATAAAAAACTATGATCGCAGCAACTTTCCTCACTAATAGTCAATATGTCCCTCGTAGCTGAACTGCCGATTGATTCAATTAAATCCACATTTGTTCACCAGTTAGCAAGGTCACACATGGTGGTTGAAGCCGCCACCGGCTCAGGCAAGTCCACCCGTTTGCCGCTGTGGGCGGCTAACTTAGGTAAAGTGTTGGTGGTGCAACCACGGCGGATAGCTTGTGAGGCTTTATCCACTTATGTCGCTGAGCAGTTGAGTTTAAGCGGCTCGCCACATAAGGTGGGTTATTCAATTCGCTTCCACTCAAGCGTTAATGAAAATACTGATATTGCTTTTGTCACTCCCGGGATCGCCCTGCGTTGGTTAGCTGAAAATAAACTTGCTGATTATGCGGTGCTGATTATTGATGAATTTCATGAGCGCCGTTGGGATTCTGATTTGTTGTTAGCTTTAGCCAAGTCTTTACCGCTTAAAGTGGTGGTAACTTCTGCTACCTTGCAAGGCAATAAGTTGAGTGAATATTTGGCTGCGAAGGTGCTCAAAACTACCGGGCGAGAGTTCCCAGTTAGTGTGAGTTATGAAGCGCGAGAGTCTCATCATCTACCAGATAGCCGACGAGTTACCGAATCAGTTAAGCAGGCAGTTGAGAAGGCTTTGCTAAAGGATGAGGGCGATATATTGGTGTTCTTGCCGGGCAGAGCTGAGATTCAAGCCTGCCAAGCTAGTTTGAGTGGGCTTGAAGCAGAGGTATTGCCACTGCACGCAAGTATTAGCGCGCAAGAACGTAAAACCATACTAGACAACAGCAGCGAACAGCGGATAAGGCGAATTATTCTTGCAACAAACGTTGCCGAAACCAGTTTAACCATTCCAAGAATTACCAGTGTGATTGATTCTGGCCTAGAGCGGCGCACTAAGCAACGCGCGGGCAGAACGGTATTGAGTTTAGAGCGGGTGTCGCGCGCCAGTGCCGAGCAGCGACGTGGCCGAGCAGGGCGAGTATGTGCTGGCCATTGTTACCGTTTATGGGGGGAGTTTGCGCCGCTAGAAAGTGTAACGCCGCCACAATTGCAGCGTGAAGAGTTGTTAGAGCCGATGCTATTTGCGGCAAGCTGTCATCACGCTTTAGCAAAGCTTCAATTTCTTGAAGCGTTGCCTGAAAAGTCATTAAGCATTGCTAGTGAACGGCTCAATCGAATGCAGGCTTTGCGCACCGAAAACTGTTTAAGTGAGCATGGCCAACGCCTATTAAACTTACCGATTGACAGTTATTTTTCGCACTTGGTTAACCTTGTCCCCAAGGGGCCGGAGCGTGAGGCTATGCTCGACTTGGCAGCGGCCTTAAGTATTAATCGTAGCCTTTATCAAAAGCCAAAATCGGAACATGCTTTAAAAGTGTTGAGCCAGTGGCAACCTTTGCATTGTGATATGAGCATTACACTAGATCTGCTACGCGGAAAAACTTGGCCAGATGAACTAACAGTAAACCAAGACGCTTTAAGTCAAGCGCATGAGTTAGCAGAGCAATTGCGTTCAGTAATGGCTCTAGATGATCTTGCTTATGCAAAAAACTATAGCCGCGAAAAACTGCTAGAAGCCTTGATAGTCGGGGCTAAAGAACTGGTATATGTGAGGCGAGAAAAGCGCACTAATGCGATGGGAAATGGAGTTGCAGAGTTGCAAGTTGGCAGAGAAAGCTTATTTGATGATGCTCAATTGGCTGCAGTGGTGTTTGACCTCTACAGTTTACCCGGGCGAGGAGTAAAGCAGTTAAATAACATTGGTTTGTGCTTAGCACCGGTGAGTATAGAGCTGTTAGCAAAACACCGCGTTGGCGAGCTACAAAGCAAAACCAGTGTTGCTGCTGATGGCTCTCAGCTCATGCAACGAGTGTATGCCGGCAGGGTGATAGGCAGTGAGAAAGTGGCCTTGAGCGCTGAAGTCTATCGCCAAGCGCTGGCTAAGCGGATACTCGCCAATCAACAGCCTGGTTTTAGCCAACTAGATTGTATTCAAGATATTGCGGCTTGGAACTTATGGGTAAGCCTTGGTGAGAAACACGGTGGTGGAGCAGGTGACAAAGTAGATTCTCTAGAGTGGTTGAGTTCTCAATTGGCTTTATTAGGCGTAGAAAATGCCGAAGACTTTAGTTTAATCGAAGCTAGCGATTTTGTATTTGAAGGGATCCCCCAATGGCAACGCGAAGACTTTGAGCAACGCTACCCAAGACAGTTAGTATTGGCAGACTTAAAACTGGATGTTGAGTATAAAGCAGGCTCAAAACAAGTGATTGTTCATTATGCTTCTGGCGGTCGTAAGGCGGGGCCTAAACGTTGGGAGCTGCCTACATGGGCGGGCTGGCGAGTGTTTTATGTTAAAGCGAGCAAGCGAGTGGCACTTACTTAGTGTGATTGGTATTAGTTGACGCTCGCAGCAAGTTGTTTAGCTTAACTGCGAGTCGCTAATAAAGGTGTTTTCTATTTAGAGGTCATTCGTTTTAGCGTGTCGTCTTTTAGAATGAAGTGGTGATATAAAGCTGCGAGTACATGCACTGCAAGCACCACATAGAGAAGCTGGCCGCCGTAGTGGTGAATAGCTGAACCAATCTCGTTAAGCGATTCATTTTTTTCTGCAAAACCCGCTATCGTAAACAAGCCAAAAAACTTCACATCATGGCCGCCAGACAACGACATAATCAAGCCAGAAATAGGCATTGCTAACATCAGCAAATATAAAGCGATGTGGCCTAGGTGGGCCATCTTAAGCTTGATTCCTTCACCGATAGGAGCGGGTACTTTGCTTACGCGATGCCAAACAATTCGTAGTGCTATGGCTGCTATGGCAATTAAGCCTAAACCTTTATGAAGGTCATATAGTTCAAACTTCTCTGGCCCTCTAGGCAAGGTATCCATATACAGTGCAATGGCAATTAAGCTTAAAATAAGTAGTGCCATTAACCAGTGAATGAGTTTACTGAGAAGTCCAAAGCGCTGCGGGCTATTTGTTAAATTCATATGTTAAATACCATTACTTTAATTGTGGCTTAAGTTAGCAAATTATCTGTTTATGTAAACTATTTTTACGCTTCTTTACGAAGCCTTTGAAACTTGCCAAGGTATTGTTGATAAAACTTTTTTCTAACAAAAACCTTCCTAGTCACTGGGTTGCCAAGTTTGGCTATGCTAGCATGGCTTTAATTGTAGATTATGGTCGGAGTACATGCAGTGAAACGATTCCTTGGCGTGGTGTTGCTGATGGTTATCGTGGTGCTGGCTTGCCTAGTGGCTGTAGACCGATACATTTCTCGCCAAGTTTCCGGGCAGTGGTTTCGCGATATGCAACAACTGCCGCCTCAGCCTGTTGCTTTAGTATTGGGCACAAGTAAGTATGTAGGTAAGCGACTAAATACTTATTATACCTTTCGAGTTGAAGCTGCAGCTAAGCTATACCACACCAATAAGGTTCAAGCGCTAATCTTAAGTGGCGACAATGCTACCCGCTATTATAATGAACCTATAACCATGTTAAACGACGTACTACGTTTGAACGTGCCACGTGAGCATATTGCTTTGGATTATGCAGGGTTTCGTACTTTCGATTCTATTGTGAGAGCTAAAGAAGTGTTTGGCCAACAGGCTATAATTATTGTGTCGCAGCAATTTCATGTGGAACGGGCTTTATACATCGCTAATCAATATGGCATTGAAGCTTATGGTTATGTGGTAGACGATGCACCGCAAGCTTTTCACTGGCGGGTTAGATTACGAGAGGTATTAGCGAGGACTAAGGCCTTGATTGATTTACATGTATTGCAAGCTGAACCGCATTTTTTGGGTGATCCTGAACACGTCACAATTCGTGAAAACAACGAAGAATAAGCAAATGAAGATTACAAAAGTGTGGCTAGTGGTTTTGTCCTTTTTGTTGGGTGTAAGTACTTCGCTTAAAGCTGAATCCGATATTGTCCCATTTATTGTTGGTGGTAATGATGCGCCAGCTAATTATCCGTGGATGGCTCAAGTGTTTCTTGGCTCATCACGCTGTGGTGGAGTGTTAATTGGCGAACGCTGGGTGTTAACAGCCGCTCATTGTACTTATGACTCCAGCCGGCTAAATCGAACGATTGCAGCTTCAGAGGTCAAAGTGTTGTTGGGCAATTATCAGTTTGCCAATAGTGCTCATCCCGATGCCTTGCAAGTAAGCGAGGTTTATCAGCACCCAAGCTATGTTAATCCTTCCGATTCTGGTCCTGCTTTTGATTATGATGTTAGCCTATTACGATTAACAGAAGCGCAAAGCGTAACGCCGGTGATTCTTAATGCCAATAAGGTGACCGATGCGCTCAATATTGGTGGCTTTATGCAGGTGATTGGCTTTGGGCGAACCAATACTGACCCTTTGAATCCAATTTATCCAGACGTGTTACAGCAAGGTAACCTGAGTTTGATAAGCGAGAGCCGTTGCGAAGATGAGTGGTCGGCTTCTTCAATTACCGATCAAATGTTTTGCGCCTATGGTACTAACCAAGACGCCTGTTCTGGTGATAGCGGTGGTCCGGTTTTTATTGAAGAGCAAGAGCAACATCGTTTATTAGGTTTGGTGAGTTGGGGGAATCTATCTTGCCAAGGCAGTGCAGGCGTGTATGCCGATATAGGCACAGTTTGTACTTGGATCACCGATACAGCCAGTATTGCTGGCAATAGCAGCTTAAATTGCAGTATTGCGGATACTCCCTCGTCAAGCGGTGGTGGCGCCAGTTGGTGGCTATTGATTTTGGGCTTACCGTTGTGGCTATTGCGGCGGCCTAGCAAAGCACAGCATTTCAAGCGCTAATCCTTGCTATTACAGGCCGCAATCACTAAAATTGCGGCCTTGTTTATTATTGAATAGCCCACAGAGTTTTTAGCCTAATGCGTGTTGCCGATTTTTCTTTTGAACTCCCCGATGAGTTAATCGCTCGTTATCCAAAACAGCAACGTCGTGATAGTCGTTTATTGTGTCTTAATGGCAATACTGGTGAGCTACAACATCAGCAGTTTCCAGAGCTACTAAACCATATCCAAGCTAACGATTTATTGGTTTTTAATAATACACGGGTTATTCCTGCGCGTTTGTTCGGTCAAAAAGCCAGCGGCGGAAAACTTGAAGTGCTGATTGAGCGTGTTTTAGATGAACATCGAGTGCTTGCGCATGTTCGTTGCTCCAAATCGCCTAAACCCGGTTCGGCCCTGCGCTTGGCCGACGCGTTTGATGCTACCATGCTAGCTCGGCATGATTCATTGTTCGAATTACGTTTTGATGACCAGCGAACAGTGCTAGAACTGCTTGAAGCCTACGGCCACATGCCATTGCCTCCTTATATCGACAGACCCGATGAAGATGCCGATAAGGAACGTTACCAAACGGTTTACAATGAAAAGCCCGGTGCTGTTGCAGCGCCAACGGCGGGCTTGCACTTTGATGACGCCTTGATGCAACAGATCCAAGACAAGGGGGCGGATATTGCCTTTGTTACCTTGCATGTTGGTGCTGGTACTTTTCAGCCGGTGAAAGTTGAGTCGGTAGATGAGCATGTGATGCATTCTGAATACGCTGAAGTTGGCGATGATGTTGTGGCTAAAATCGCTAAAGCTAAAGCCGCTGGTGGTAGAGTGATTGCAGTGGGTACAACTTCAGTTCGTTCATTAGAAAGCGCGGCTAAAGATGCCAAAGCCAAGGGGCAAGCTTTACAAGCCTACGCGGCAGAAACCGATATTTTTATTTATCCTGGTTATCAATTTGAGTTGGTTGATGCGATGGTCACCAACTTCCACCTGCCTGAGTCTACATTGATCATGCTGATTTCGGCGTTTGCCGGTAAAGATAATGTGACTAAGGCTTATCAAGCCGCTATAGAGCAGCGTTACCGGTTTTTTAGTTATGGCGATGCGATGTTTATTGAGCGTAAAGACGCTTAGTTAATCCTATTTTGGCGATTAGACAATTATCTAAGCGCTTATTTGAAGCAATCTGAATCGGACTGTTTTTCCGATCTGAGGTAAGTTATGAAATATGAATTATTGGCGCAAGACGGTAAAGCCCGTCGTGGCCGTTTAGTGTTTGAACGTGGCTCAGTAGAAACTCCTGCATTTATGCCTGTGGGTACTTACGGCACCGTAAAAGGCATGACGCCAGAAGAAGTAAGTGCAACGGGTGCAGAGATATTACTGGGTAATACCTTCCACCTGTGGCTTCGCCCTGGCCAAGAAGTGATGAAAGCCCACGGCGACTTGCATGATTTTATGAATTGGCAAGGTCCTATTCTTACTGATTCAGGTGGTTTCCAAGTATTTAGCTTGGGTGATATTCGCAACATTACTGAGGAAGGCGTACATTTTCGCAACCCAGTAAACGGCGATAAAATCTTCTTAACACCAGAAAAATCTATGGAGATCCAAAATGATTTGGGCTCCGACGTGGTGATGATTTTTGATGAGTGTACGCCTTACCCAGCGACTGAAGAAGAAGCGGATAAGTCGATGCAAATGTCCTTGCGTTGGGCAGCGCGCTCACGTCAGCGTCACGATGAGTTGGAAAACAAAAATGCCTTGTTTGGTATTATCCAAGGCGGTGTTTACGAGCACTTGCGTGATGTTTCGTTGGAAGGGCTAACCAATATTGGTTTTGATGGTTATGCGATTGGCGGCTTAGCAGTTGGCGAACCTAAAGAAGATATGCACCGC
Coding sequences within it:
- the tgt gene encoding tRNA guanosine(34) transglycosylase Tgt; protein product: MKYELLAQDGKARRGRLVFERGSVETPAFMPVGTYGTVKGMTPEEVSATGAEILLGNTFHLWLRPGQEVMKAHGDLHDFMNWQGPILTDSGGFQVFSLGDIRNITEEGVHFRNPVNGDKIFLTPEKSMEIQNDLGSDVVMIFDECTPYPATEEEADKSMQMSLRWAARSRQRHDELENKNALFGIIQGGVYEHLRDVSLEGLTNIGFDGYAIGGLAVGEPKEDMHRILDYVAHKVPEDKPRYLMGVGKPEDLVEGVRRGVDMFDCVMPTRNARNGHLFTSEGVIKIRNARHREDTNTLDKECDCYTCQNYSRSYLHHLDKCNEILGARLNTIHNLRHYQRLMEGLRGAIAAGKLDDFVAEFYAKLGREVPPLAE